A single Larimichthys crocea isolate SSNF chromosome VIII, L_crocea_2.0, whole genome shotgun sequence DNA region contains:
- the ptpmt1 gene encoding phosphatidylglycerophosphatase and protein-tyrosine phosphatase 1, with protein sequence MSGALARLLFYPTLAYNVVMEKVSSRRWFDRVDGTVILGALPFRSMTKQLVETENVRGVITMNEMYETKYFCNSAEEWQAAGVEQLRLSTVDLTGVPSLENLHRGVEFAMRHREQGNSVYVHCKAGRSRSATMAAAYLIRLHCWTPEEACQKLVSVRPHVLVRSAQLEMLRKYHQQVCGQSS encoded by the exons atgTCCGGAGCGTTAGCCAGGTTGCTCTTCTACCCGACGTTAGCCTACAACGTCGTCATGGAGAAGGTGTCCTCCAGGCGCTGGTTCGACCGGGTGGACGGGACGGTGATCCTCGGAGCGCTGCCGTTCAGGTCCATGACCAAGCAG ctggtagaaacagaaaatgttcgAGGGGTTATCACCATGAATGAGATGTATGAAACCAAATATTTCTGCAACTCTGCTGAG GAGTGGCAGGCTGCCGGGGTGGAGCAGCTCAGGTTGAGCACAGTTGACCTCACCGGCGTTCCCAGCCTGGAGAACCTGCACAGAGGCGTGGAGTTTGCCATGCGGCACCGAGAGCAGGGAAACAGCGTGTACGTCCACTGCAAGGCCGGACGCTCCCGCAGCGCCACGATGGCTGCAGCGTACCTCATTCGG CTACACTGCTGGACTCCAGAGGAAGCCTGTCAGAAGCTGGTGTCCGTTCGACCTCATGTCCTCGTGCGCTCAGCTCAGCTGGAGATGCTGAGGAAATACCACCAGCAGGTGTGCGGACAGTCCAGCTGA